Proteins from a genomic interval of Oceanibaculum indicum P24:
- a CDS encoding SDR family oxidoreductase yields MSLDKVILITGASSGIGAGIARELGRAGAKLMLGARRTDRLASLAKEINFEGGDAAIARVDVTDRADVAAFAETARQTWGRVDVIINNAGVMPLSPMAAMKVEEWDRMVDVNIKGALHGIAAVLPEMTARGSGHIVNIASVGALSVVPTAAVYCASKYAVRAISDGLRQEHNDIRVTCIHPGVVESELADSITDPTAAEAMKLYRAIALQPDAIARAVRYAIAEPDDVDVNEIVIRPTATQ; encoded by the coding sequence ATGTCCCTCGACAAGGTCATCCTCATCACCGGCGCCTCCAGCGGCATCGGTGCCGGCATCGCCCGCGAACTGGGCCGGGCCGGCGCGAAGCTGATGCTGGGCGCGCGCCGCACCGACCGGCTGGCATCGCTGGCCAAGGAAATCAACTTCGAGGGCGGCGATGCCGCCATCGCCCGCGTCGATGTCACCGACCGCGCCGATGTCGCCGCCTTTGCCGAGACCGCGCGCCAGACCTGGGGCCGGGTCGATGTCATCATCAACAATGCCGGCGTGATGCCGCTGTCCCCGATGGCCGCGATGAAGGTCGAAGAATGGGACCGCATGGTCGATGTGAACATCAAGGGCGCGCTGCATGGCATCGCCGCCGTGCTGCCGGAAATGACCGCGCGCGGCTCCGGCCACATCGTCAACATCGCCTCCGTCGGTGCGCTGTCCGTGGTGCCGACGGCGGCCGTCTATTGCGCCAGCAAATATGCGGTCCGCGCGATCTCCGACGGGCTGCGGCAGGAACATAACGATATCCGCGTCACCTGCATCCATCCCGGCGTCGTGGAGAGCGAGCTTGCCGACAGCATCACCGACCCGACCGCAGCAGAAGCGATGAAGCTCTACCGCGCCATCGCGCTGCAGCCCGACGCCATTGCCCGCGCCGTGCGTTACGCCATCGCGGAGCCCGACGATGTCGATGTGAACGAGATCGTCATCCGTCCCACCGCTACCCAGTGA
- a CDS encoding Atu4866 domain-containing protein, whose product MKTPPLYLPTASLLAAVLLAGAALLPIQKGHAQMNTQTTTNQPAAAQVAQDHPYVGMWVTPDGHIRHELLPNNRYVEARGSREKAYQGRYEVTGTHIDYWDDTGFTADGTFVDENTLHHGGMIFHRR is encoded by the coding sequence ATGAAGACGCCTCCCCTGTATCTGCCCACCGCATCCCTGCTTGCCGCCGTGCTCCTCGCCGGTGCGGCCCTGCTTCCCATCCAGAAAGGTCATGCCCAGATGAATACCCAGACGACCACCAATCAGCCCGCCGCCGCGCAGGTCGCCCAGGACCATCCCTATGTCGGGATGTGGGTCACGCCGGACGGCCATATCCGCCACGAACTGCTGCCGAACAACCGCTATGTCGAGGCGCGCGGCAGCCGCGAGAAGGCCTATCAGGGCCGCTACGAGGTGACCGGCACCCATATCGACTATTGGGACGATACCGGCTTCACCGCCGACGGCACCTTCGTGGACGAGAACACGCTGCATCATGGCGGGATGATCTTCCACCGCCGCTAA
- a CDS encoding DMT family transporter translates to MQPVSDATRGRGPLAGIALMCVGVASLCVNDAIAKSLTDTYAPLQILFLRNLIALPFALLVAWRMGGTSALRSHRPAAHLLRGVLWIGATLLFFTSLMHLPLAEATALAFVAPLFITALSALFRIEQVGWRRWLAVTVGFIGVLVALRPGAAAFQPVSLLPVATALVYALLMLSARWVDSRESVWTLLLYLTGTAALLSGVIVPFFWTAIRPEDIWLFVAIALFGTAGMTMITQAFRLAPATLVAPFDYTALIWATGLGWLIWHEIPDSMTFLGAAIIISSGVFIILRKRRAAG, encoded by the coding sequence GTGCAGCCTGTTTCGGATGCCACGCGAGGACGGGGCCCACTGGCCGGCATCGCCCTGATGTGTGTCGGCGTTGCCAGCCTGTGCGTGAATGACGCGATTGCCAAGAGCCTGACCGACACCTATGCGCCGCTGCAGATCCTGTTCCTGCGCAACCTGATCGCCCTGCCCTTCGCGCTGCTGGTGGCATGGCGGATGGGCGGCACCAGTGCCTTGCGCTCCCACCGGCCGGCGGCGCATCTGCTGCGCGGGGTGCTGTGGATCGGCGCGACGCTGCTGTTCTTCACCAGCCTGATGCACCTGCCGCTGGCCGAGGCGACGGCACTGGCCTTCGTCGCGCCGCTGTTCATCACCGCCCTGTCGGCCCTGTTCCGGATCGAACAGGTCGGCTGGCGGCGCTGGCTGGCGGTGACCGTGGGGTTCATCGGCGTGCTGGTCGCCCTGCGGCCGGGGGCCGCCGCCTTCCAGCCGGTATCGCTGCTGCCGGTCGCCACGGCGCTGGTCTATGCGCTGCTGATGCTGAGCGCGCGCTGGGTCGATTCCCGCGAGAGCGTGTGGACCCTGCTGCTCTACCTGACCGGCACCGCTGCCCTGCTCAGTGGCGTCATCGTGCCGTTCTTCTGGACCGCGATCCGGCCCGAGGATATCTGGCTGTTCGTCGCCATCGCGCTGTTCGGCACCGCCGGCATGACGATGATAACCCAGGCCTTCCGGCTTGCCCCCGCCACGCTGGTGGCGCCGTTCGACTATACGGCGCTGATCTGGGCGACCGGCCTAGGCTGGCTGATCTGGCACGAAATCCCGGATTCGATGACCTTCCTCGGCGCGGCCATCATCATTTCCAGCGGCGTGTTCATCATCCTGCGCAAGCGCCGGGCGGCCGGATAG
- a CDS encoding HutD/Ves family protein, with protein sequence MQIFRYADRSPMPWKNGQGTTTEIAAAPAGAGLEDFDWRLSIARMEADAPFSAFPGILRTLSVIEGSGLTLAVEGERPVTLDQDSAPHRFAADRPAEGRLLDGPVSNLNIMTRRTSCTHMMRRVRFQGELQVSVTGTLLVLCHTGGIGIGGASLGPLDCALIEDTEKAALHCSAASTVFLIDIFRD encoded by the coding sequence ATGCAGATTTTCCGATATGCCGACAGAAGCCCGATGCCGTGGAAGAATGGCCAGGGCACGACCACCGAAATCGCCGCCGCACCGGCCGGTGCCGGGCTGGAGGATTTCGACTGGCGGCTGTCCATCGCCCGCATGGAGGCGGATGCCCCCTTCTCCGCCTTTCCGGGCATCTTGCGCACCCTGTCAGTAATCGAGGGCTCTGGCCTGACGCTTGCGGTAGAAGGCGAGAGGCCGGTGACGCTCGACCAAGACTCGGCACCGCATCGCTTCGCCGCCGACCGCCCCGCCGAGGGCAGGTTGCTGGATGGGCCGGTCAGCAATCTGAACATCATGACGCGGCGTACCAGCTGCACGCATATGATGCGGCGGGTACGGTTTCAAGGCGAGTTGCAGGTCAGCGTGACCGGAACCCTGCTCGTTCTGTGCCATACCGGCGGGATCGGGATCGGCGGCGCCAGCCTTGGCCCGCTGGACTGCGCGCTGATCGAAGACACCGAAAAGGCCGCCCTGCACTGCAGCGCGGCCTCCACGGTATTTCTGATCGATATCTTTCGCGACTGA
- a CDS encoding LysR family transcriptional regulator gives MGPDFNALAIFALVAEERSFRAAADRLGVTRSAVSQTIRRLEEGLGIALVQRTTRSVSLTEAGERLYAEVAPALAEMRAAIETTGHLRGRPRGQLRLAVSSIAERFLSGPFLASFAEANPEIQLDVTVTDEECDIVAEGYDAGVRLGEVIQQDMIAVPVAGEERQIIVCAPSYIQRFGAPAHPKDLSAHRCVGWRPAPRVAPYRWEFTEQDREFSVDVRPEITTNDMALMIKLAVAGAGITCGLEESFRPWMARGALVSVLSEFCPPFAGFYLYYPSRRNLAPKLRALVDHLQRYRWADQS, from the coding sequence ATGGGGCCGGACTTCAATGCGCTTGCCATTTTCGCCCTGGTCGCCGAGGAGCGCAGCTTCCGCGCGGCCGCTGACCGGCTGGGCGTCACCCGCTCGGCGGTCAGCCAGACCATCCGGCGGCTGGAGGAGGGGCTGGGGATCGCACTGGTGCAGCGCACGACGCGCAGCGTCAGCCTGACCGAGGCCGGGGAGCGGCTCTATGCCGAGGTGGCCCCGGCGCTGGCCGAGATGCGGGCCGCCATCGAGACCACCGGCCATCTGCGCGGCCGCCCACGGGGGCAGTTGCGGCTGGCGGTCTCCTCCATCGCCGAGCGCTTCCTGTCCGGGCCGTTCCTGGCCTCCTTCGCCGAGGCAAATCCGGAAATCCAGCTCGACGTCACCGTGACCGACGAGGAATGCGACATCGTCGCGGAAGGCTACGATGCCGGTGTGCGGCTGGGCGAGGTGATCCAGCAGGACATGATCGCCGTGCCGGTGGCCGGGGAGGAACGGCAGATCATCGTCTGCGCGCCATCCTATATCCAGCGGTTCGGGGCCCCGGCCCACCCGAAGGACCTGTCCGCCCATCGCTGCGTCGGCTGGCGGCCGGCGCCCCGGGTGGCGCCCTATCGCTGGGAATTCACCGAGCAGGACCGCGAATTCAGCGTCGATGTGCGGCCGGAGATCACCACCAACGACATGGCGCTGATGATCAAGCTGGCGGTTGCCGGCGCCGGCATCACCTGCGGGCTGGAGGAAAGCTTCCGGCCCTGGATGGCGCGCGGCGCGCTGGTGTCAGTTCTGAGCGAGTTCTGCCCGCCCTTTGCCGGCTTCTATCTCTACTATCCCAGTCGCCGCAACCTGGCGCCGAAGCTGCGCGCGCTGGTCGATCATCTGCAGCGCTACCGGTGGGCCGATCAGTCGTAG
- a CDS encoding isocitrate lyase/PEP mutase family protein, with protein MTASKTLRQRFADKEFITAPGVFDGISARVADRMGFPALYMTGYGTVASHLGLPDAGLASYTEMVSRVQTLASVTTTPLIADGDTGYGGLLNVQRTVRGYEQAGAAAIQLEDQEFPKKCGHTPGRRVIPMEDMVAKIRVAVESRDSADFLIIARTDARTTLGLDEALRRGEAYARAGADILFIESPETEEEMAKICASFDTPCLANIVEGGRTPVVSRDRLVELGYAMAIFPATGFLAMGAALASVYGTLKNEGASVGVTVPLDDFMDFSKMMGFQQVWDFDKRHAS; from the coding sequence ATGACCGCCTCAAAAACCCTGCGCCAGCGCTTTGCCGACAAGGAATTCATCACCGCCCCCGGCGTGTTCGACGGCATTTCCGCGCGCGTGGCCGACCGCATGGGGTTTCCGGCCCTGTACATGACCGGCTATGGCACCGTCGCCTCGCATCTGGGGCTGCCCGATGCCGGCCTTGCCAGCTATACGGAGATGGTCAGCCGTGTGCAGACGCTGGCCTCAGTCACGACAACGCCGCTGATCGCCGACGGCGATACCGGCTATGGCGGGCTGCTGAATGTGCAGCGCACGGTGCGCGGCTATGAGCAGGCCGGAGCGGCGGCGATCCAGCTGGAGGATCAGGAATTCCCGAAGAAGTGCGGCCACACGCCAGGCCGCCGGGTGATCCCGATGGAGGATATGGTGGCCAAGATCAGGGTTGCGGTGGAAAGCCGCGACTCCGCCGATTTCCTCATCATCGCGCGCACCGATGCGCGCACCACGCTGGGTCTCGACGAGGCGCTGCGGCGCGGCGAGGCCTATGCCAGGGCCGGCGCCGACATCCTATTCATCGAAAGCCCCGAGACCGAGGAGGAGATGGCGAAGATCTGCGCCAGCTTCGACACACCCTGCCTCGCCAACATCGTCGAGGGCGGGCGCACGCCGGTGGTCAGTCGCGACCGGCTGGTGGAACTGGGCTATGCGATGGCGATCTTCCCGGCGACCGGCTTCCTGGCGATGGGTGCGGCGCTGGCCTCGGTCTATGGCACGCTGAAGAATGAGGGGGCGAGTGTCGGCGTCACCGTGCCGCTGGATGATTTCATGGACTTCAGCAAGATGATGGGCTTCCAGCAGGTCTGGGATTTCGACAAGCGCCACGCCTCCTGA
- a CDS encoding ABC transporter substrate-binding protein, with protein MSKFSIKACLVGAAALLGTALASPLASPARADQISVTHWGVLMYGAPYAVALEKGFFKDAGIEITGILTSKGGGTTVRNVLAGGLPYGEVSLAAAVAAAKEGLDIKIVNTGAASVYDILWVAPKGSDIKSVKDLAGKKAAFTSPKSVTEMVLLMSLAAGGVDVKQVERISTGGIGAGLTALGQGGVAAAPILDPIWSRTQDKYQPVFYAKDLLPLMTQTVGITTGDFAKSSPDKLKAIIEGRRKGVDFIYANPEEAGKIFAAAYKMDEALGIRAIQNMIDVKYWGRGDLDLKAMDNMVEGLRIIGEVDGPMDWSKLVDKSFLPDDLKS; from the coding sequence ATGAGCAAATTCAGCATCAAGGCGTGCCTTGTCGGCGCCGCCGCACTTCTGGGAACCGCCCTCGCAAGTCCGCTGGCCAGCCCGGCCAGGGCCGACCAGATTTCCGTCACCCACTGGGGCGTGCTGATGTATGGCGCGCCCTATGCGGTGGCGCTGGAAAAGGGCTTCTTCAAGGATGCCGGCATCGAGATCACCGGCATCCTGACCTCCAAGGGCGGCGGCACCACGGTGCGCAACGTGCTGGCCGGCGGCCTGCCCTATGGCGAGGTCAGCCTGGCGGCGGCGGTCGCGGCGGCGAAGGAAGGCCTCGACATCAAGATCGTGAATACCGGCGCCGCCTCAGTCTATGACATCCTCTGGGTGGCGCCGAAGGGCAGCGACATCAAGTCGGTGAAGGATCTGGCCGGCAAGAAGGCCGCCTTCACCAGCCCGAAATCGGTGACCGAGATGGTGCTGCTGATGTCGCTGGCCGCTGGCGGCGTGGATGTGAAGCAGGTGGAGCGCATCTCCACCGGCGGCATCGGCGCCGGCCTGACCGCGCTGGGCCAGGGCGGCGTGGCGGCGGCCCCGATCCTCGACCCGATCTGGTCGCGTACCCAGGACAAGTACCAGCCGGTCTTCTACGCCAAGGATCTGCTGCCGCTGATGACCCAGACGGTCGGCATCACCACCGGCGATTTCGCCAAGTCCAGCCCGGACAAGCTGAAGGCCATCATCGAGGGCCGGCGCAAGGGGGTGGACTTCATCTATGCCAATCCTGAGGAGGCCGGGAAGATCTTCGCTGCCGCCTACAAGATGGACGAGGCGCTGGGCATCCGCGCGATCCAGAACATGATCGATGTGAAATACTGGGGCCGCGGCGATCTCGACCTGAAGGCGATGGACAATATGGTCGAGGGCTTGCGGATCATCGGCGAGGTGGACGGTCCGATGGACTGGTCGAAGCTGGTGGACAAATCCTTCCTGCCCGACGATCTGAAGTCGTGA
- a CDS encoding ABC transporter ATP-binding protein, protein MAASPKTMPADSPETRAIHASVAGVTRVFPAVGGQPPVHALGPLDLDLMQGEFFSVVGPSGCGKSTLLEVLAGLSAPTEGSVTFEGKPVAGQVPDGVGVVFQEDASFPWLTVWDNVAFGLRRAGFEVAEIARRVDYAVGFMGLADFAQAYPAQLSGGMRQRVCIARTLVLQPRLILLDEPFGALDQQTRLLMGDELLRLWRETGATVLLITHALDEAAMLSDRVGAMSARPGRFIEQVQTGWPRERDSRIVSEDSFGRLTGHLWSLLREESMKASGHHAGHRK, encoded by the coding sequence ATGGCGGCATCGCCGAAGACGATGCCCGCCGACAGCCCGGAGACGCGCGCAATTCACGCCAGCGTGGCGGGGGTGACGCGCGTCTTTCCGGCGGTCGGAGGACAGCCGCCGGTGCATGCGCTGGGGCCACTGGATCTGGACCTGATGCAGGGCGAGTTCTTCTCCGTCGTCGGCCCGTCCGGCTGCGGCAAGTCCACCCTGCTGGAGGTGCTGGCCGGCCTTTCCGCGCCGACCGAGGGCAGCGTGACCTTCGAGGGCAAGCCGGTTGCCGGGCAGGTGCCGGACGGCGTCGGCGTGGTGTTCCAGGAAGATGCCAGCTTCCCCTGGCTGACAGTGTGGGACAATGTCGCCTTCGGCCTGCGCCGCGCCGGCTTCGAGGTGGCGGAGATCGCGCGCCGTGTCGATTATGCGGTGGGTTTCATGGGGCTGGCGGATTTCGCCCAGGCCTATCCGGCACAGCTGTCAGGCGGTATGCGCCAGCGTGTCTGCATCGCCCGCACGCTGGTGCTGCAGCCGCGGCTGATTCTGCTGGATGAGCCATTCGGCGCGCTGGACCAGCAGACCCGCCTGCTGATGGGCGACGAGCTGCTGCGGCTGTGGCGGGAGACCGGCGCGACCGTGCTGCTGATCACCCATGCGCTGGACGAGGCGGCGATGCTGTCCGACCGGGTGGGTGCGATGTCGGCCCGGCCAGGCCGCTTCATCGAGCAGGTACAGACCGGCTGGCCACGCGAGCGTGACAGCCGCATCGTCTCGGAAGACAGTTTCGGCCGGCTGACCGGCCATCTCTGGTCGCTGCTGCGCGAGGAATCCATGAAGGCTTCCGGGCACCATGCGGGGCACCGGAAATGA
- a CDS encoding Acg family FMN-binding oxidoreductase has product MNRRHMLIGAGGLLALGGAAGWMAMRQRQAAASYREAMQALRADLPLQPRDHDLIRHATLAANGHNTQPWLFSVALGEITIQPDFSRRTPVVDPDDHHLYASLGCAAENLALAAAARGQGGELVFDDHGDGRIVFAHQPTEPQESPLFAAIPHRQSTRAVYDGRPVSAADLQSLADAAAIPGIDMVLITERPQLDRVRDLVIAGNCAQMADPEFIRELKAWLRFNPGQALRTGDGLYSAASGNPALPDWLGPRAFDLVFTAKGENNKYAEQLRSSVGVAVFVGQQDDREHWMRAGRACQRFALQATALGLKCAFVNQPVEVASLRPELAALVGLPGRRPNIVLRFGYGPALPYAPRRPVEAVIRAT; this is encoded by the coding sequence ATGAACAGGCGGCATATGCTCATCGGTGCCGGCGGCCTGCTGGCGCTTGGCGGCGCGGCTGGATGGATGGCCATGCGCCAGAGGCAGGCCGCTGCCTCCTATCGGGAGGCGATGCAGGCACTGCGCGCGGATTTGCCGCTCCAGCCGCGGGACCACGACCTCATCCGCCATGCCACGCTGGCGGCGAACGGCCACAACACCCAGCCCTGGCTGTTCTCGGTGGCACTGGGCGAAATCACTATTCAGCCCGATTTCAGCCGGCGGACGCCGGTGGTCGATCCCGACGATCATCACCTCTATGCCAGCCTTGGATGCGCTGCCGAAAATCTCGCCTTGGCCGCAGCCGCGCGTGGACAAGGCGGGGAACTGGTGTTCGACGATCATGGCGACGGGCGGATCGTCTTTGCGCACCAGCCGACAGAACCGCAGGAATCGCCCCTGTTCGCGGCCATACCGCATCGCCAATCCACCCGCGCCGTCTATGATGGCCGCCCGGTCAGCGCGGCCGATCTGCAAAGCCTGGCCGATGCCGCCGCGATTCCCGGAATCGACATGGTGCTGATCACAGAGCGGCCACAGCTCGACCGTGTCCGCGATCTTGTCATCGCCGGTAACTGCGCGCAGATGGCCGATCCGGAATTTATCCGCGAACTGAAGGCCTGGCTGCGCTTCAACCCTGGCCAGGCGCTCCGCACCGGTGACGGGCTGTACAGCGCGGCCAGCGGCAATCCGGCACTGCCCGACTGGCTGGGGCCACGCGCCTTCGACTTGGTCTTCACCGCCAAGGGGGAGAACAACAAATATGCGGAACAATTGCGCTCCTCGGTCGGAGTCGCCGTGTTCGTCGGTCAGCAGGACGACCGCGAACACTGGATGCGGGCCGGGCGCGCCTGCCAGCGCTTCGCCCTGCAGGCCACGGCGCTGGGGCTGAAATGCGCCTTTGTGAACCAGCCTGTCGAGGTCGCATCGCTGCGGCCAGAGCTTGCGGCCCTTGTCGGCTTGCCGGGCCGGCGCCCGAATATCGTCCTGCGCTTTGGCTATGGCCCGGCCCTGCCCTATGCCCCGCGCCGCCCGGTCGAGGCCGTCATCCGCGCAACGTAA
- a CDS encoding M14 family metallopeptidase: MAAKSYPVELTAPDIEPYRKGNTGIEFVTSFDSGVPGPHVAINAITHGNEICGAIALDTLLKQGVRPVKGKLSFAFVNHMAYSRFDPANPDASRFVDEDFNRVWVEDRLDGKEDTVELRRARELRPFFDSVDLLLDIHSLGTYSKPLMICHGLEKERNFAAEVNFPAYIMCGSGHIVGKRIIEYTPFNDPKNGKVALLVESGQHWAASSGRVAMDTAMHFLRVAGVVDPAVIERNLSPEGKNPPKAQIWEVTGGLTAKTEDFRFAEEYIGMEVIEKAGTPIAYDGGETLVTPHDDCLLMMPSYKQGVGMRKLRLCRRIG, translated from the coding sequence ATGGCCGCCAAGAGCTACCCGGTCGAGCTGACCGCGCCCGACATCGAGCCCTATCGCAAGGGCAATACCGGCATCGAGTTCGTCACCAGCTTCGACAGCGGCGTGCCCGGCCCGCATGTGGCGATCAACGCCATCACCCACGGCAACGAGATCTGCGGCGCCATCGCGCTGGATACGCTGCTGAAGCAGGGCGTGCGCCCGGTGAAGGGCAAGCTCAGCTTCGCCTTCGTGAACCACATGGCCTACAGCCGGTTCGATCCGGCCAACCCGGATGCCTCGCGCTTCGTCGATGAGGATTTCAACCGGGTCTGGGTCGAGGACCGGCTGGACGGCAAGGAGGACACAGTGGAACTGCGCCGCGCGCGGGAACTGCGGCCGTTCTTCGACAGCGTTGACCTGCTGCTCGATATCCATTCGCTGGGCACCTATTCCAAGCCGCTGATGATCTGCCACGGGCTGGAGAAGGAGCGCAACTTTGCCGCCGAGGTGAATTTCCCCGCCTACATCATGTGCGGTTCCGGCCATATCGTCGGCAAGCGCATCATCGAATACACGCCGTTCAACGATCCGAAGAACGGCAAGGTGGCGCTGCTGGTGGAATCCGGCCAGCACTGGGCGGCCTCCTCGGGCCGCGTGGCGATGGACACGGCGATGCATTTCCTGCGCGTGGCCGGCGTGGTCGATCCCGCCGTCATCGAGCGCAACCTGTCGCCGGAGGGCAAGAACCCGCCGAAGGCACAGATCTGGGAAGTGACCGGCGGCCTGACCGCCAAGACCGAGGATTTCCGCTTCGCCGAGGAATATATCGGCATGGAGGTCATCGAAAAGGCCGGCACCCCCATCGCCTATGATGGCGGCGAGACGCTGGTGACGCCGCATGATGACTGCCTGCTGATGATGCCGAGCTACAAGCAGGGTGTCGGCATGCGCAAGCTGCGGCTGTGCCGCCGCATCGGCTGA
- a CDS encoding carboxymuconolactone decarboxylase family protein — MKTHRKIAAALLLTVALPATALSQTPSRTTEERQQRGAEVILSLNNGQTQPNLERMREEFPFLAEATEGYALGDVWARDGLDNRTRQLAAVTAFAALGETGIMRVHAGYALNIGVTEEELKEAIYLVTVTSGFPRAIAASQALSELFAERR; from the coding sequence ATGAAGACCCATCGCAAAATCGCCGCCGCCCTGCTGCTTACCGTGGCGCTCCCCGCAACCGCCCTGTCGCAAACGCCATCGCGGACCACAGAGGAACGCCAGCAGCGCGGTGCCGAAGTGATCCTCAGCCTGAACAACGGCCAGACCCAGCCCAACCTGGAGCGCATGCGCGAGGAATTCCCGTTCCTGGCCGAGGCGACGGAAGGCTATGCGCTGGGCGATGTCTGGGCGCGCGACGGGCTGGACAACCGCACCCGCCAGCTCGCCGCCGTCACCGCCTTCGCCGCGCTGGGCGAGACCGGCATCATGCGGGTCCATGCCGGCTATGCGCTGAATATCGGCGTCACCGAGGAGGAGCTGAAGGAGGCGATCTACCTCGTCACCGTGACCAGCGGCTTCCCGCGCGCCATCGCCGCCTCGCAGGCGCTGTCCGAGCTGTTCGCCGAACGACGCTGA
- a CDS encoding ABC transporter permease, protein MSATALDKPANPALRRWLDFCLLIAGLVVVWYLLHLWAGDVALTSPYETVTKLIHLLGQDWFWPHVGETLVALGYSLIIAALGGLGLGTLLGIHRLSGQIAEPILVALYALPKITLYPLILLIFGLGLPAKVAFGAIHGIIPVTIFALNAVRNIKPVYLKTARVMRLTPLQAMRIVWVPAALPEIVSGQRIGFALTLLGVLLGEMFASQRGLGFLIMNAIGLNDVPTIMALALLLAIFAVTVSSILLAIDRRLHSRS, encoded by the coding sequence ATGAGCGCTACGGCCCTCGACAAGCCGGCGAATCCGGCGCTGCGGCGCTGGCTGGATTTCTGCCTGCTGATCGCCGGGCTGGTGGTGGTCTGGTACCTGCTGCATCTGTGGGCCGGCGATGTGGCGCTGACCTCGCCCTATGAGACGGTGACGAAGCTGATCCATCTGTTGGGGCAGGACTGGTTCTGGCCGCATGTCGGGGAAACCCTGGTGGCGCTGGGCTATTCGCTGATCATCGCCGCGCTGGGCGGGCTGGGGCTGGGTACGCTGCTGGGCATCCACCGGCTGTCCGGCCAGATCGCCGAGCCGATCCTGGTCGCCCTCTATGCCCTGCCGAAGATCACGCTGTACCCGTTGATCCTGCTGATCTTCGGCCTGGGGCTGCCGGCCAAGGTGGCGTTCGGCGCCATCCACGGCATCATCCCGGTCACCATCTTCGCGCTGAACGCGGTGCGCAACATCAAGCCGGTATATCTGAAGACCGCGCGCGTCATGCGCCTGACGCCGCTGCAGGCGATGCGCATCGTCTGGGTGCCCGCCGCCCTGCCGGAGATTGTCTCGGGCCAGCGCATCGGCTTCGCGCTCACCCTGCTGGGCGTGCTGCTGGGCGAGATGTTCGCCTCGCAGCGCGGGCTCGGCTTCCTGATCATGAACGCGATCGGCCTGAACGATGTGCCGACCATCATGGCGCTGGCGCTGCTGCTGGCGATCTTCGCGGTGACCGTCAGCTCGATTCTGCTCGCCATCGACCGGCGGCTGCACAGCCGCAGCTGA
- a CDS encoding ABC transporter permease — translation MSKVGWIRLAIVVGAVGLLEILCQTGVIRPLTMIPPSRMAVELWKLAESGKLAPPVTKTLGNVAAAFVLSVTLGFVAGLLIHALPRFRRALDPLLASYYAVPFFVFYPVLIVIFGMSDLPIIIIGFLFGVVAMIINTLNGLDRVPPVLLKVGRMSRMGPLQTALLIKLPSAAPYLFTGVKLAVAYSFIGVIASEFILSGAGIGYDIAYAYNNFDNRTMYALMLFILTTVTAVNMALYIWEQRMLKRRQGGR, via the coding sequence ATGAGCAAGGTTGGCTGGATCAGGCTGGCCATCGTTGTGGGCGCGGTCGGTCTGCTGGAAATTCTGTGCCAGACCGGCGTGATCCGTCCGCTGACCATGATCCCGCCCAGCCGCATGGCGGTGGAGCTGTGGAAGCTGGCGGAAAGCGGGAAGTTGGCGCCGCCAGTGACCAAGACGCTGGGCAATGTGGCCGCCGCCTTCGTGCTGTCGGTCACGCTGGGCTTCGTCGCCGGGCTGCTGATCCACGCGCTGCCGCGCTTCCGCCGGGCGCTCGATCCGCTGCTGGCCAGCTATTACGCCGTGCCCTTCTTCGTGTTCTACCCGGTGCTGATCGTGATCTTCGGGATGAGCGACCTGCCGATCATCATCATCGGTTTCCTGTTCGGCGTGGTGGCGATGATCATCAACACGCTGAACGGTCTGGACCGCGTGCCGCCAGTGCTGCTGAAGGTCGGCCGGATGAGCCGGATGGGGCCGTTGCAGACGGCGCTGCTGATCAAGCTGCCCTCGGCAGCACCCTATCTGTTCACCGGGGTGAAGCTGGCCGTGGCCTATTCCTTCATCGGCGTCATCGCCTCCGAATTCATCCTGTCCGGAGCCGGCATCGGCTACGACATCGCCTATGCCTATAACAATTTCGACAACCGGACCATGTACGCGCTGATGCTGTTCATCCTGACCACGGTGACGGCGGTGAACATGGCGCTCTATATCTGGGAGCAGCGCATGCTGAAGCGCCGCCAGGGTGGAAGATGA